The Methanobrevibacter oralis genomic sequence GGTAATTTAACTGACGAGTTTCCAGTTTCACTAAGTTTAGCTGTTAAAGAACCAGCTAGGATTAGACATAATTCTTTGGAAGCTGCAAGGATTGCATCTAACAGACTTATGCAAAGAGCTGCTGGAAGAATGGGTTACCACTTAAAATTAAGAGTATACCCTCATCAAATCGTAAGAGAAAACCCAATGGCTACTGGTGCAGGTGCAGATAGGGTTCAAAGTGGTATGAGAAATGCTTTCGGTAAACCTATTAGTGTTGAAGCTATTGTTAAAAAAGGTCAAAGAATTGTCACAATTGATTGTGAAGCTAAAAACTTTGAAGAAGCTAAAGTTGCTTTAAAAAGAGCAGGCATGAAATTACCTGTACCTTGTAGAGTTGTAGTTGATAAAGGTCAAGATTTAGTGAAATAGATTTTTATCAATTTGCTTTTCTTTTTTTATTTATTACTTATTTTAATTGTATTTTTATTATTTTAAGAAGGGAATATGTTGTTATAATACTCTTTCTTATTAAATATTTTTACCATATTTGTTTTTAAACTGATTGTGGTATCTAATAATTATTATTTGTTCGTTATTGCTTATTTAAACGATTTAAAATGTTTTTAATTATTCATTTAAATGTAATTTTTAATAATTTAAATAAATGGAACTGTCAATTTGTTAACTCTTTGACATATTTTCTTATTTTTTTCTTTTTAAATCTTCTAATTTTTGATTTGACTATTGATTTTTATTAAATTAATTTTGACATATATATTTAATTATATTCTGAAATTGAGTATTAATAAGTTTTATATGGGTTGGAAGACAATATTTATACATGAAAACCAAAAATAATTGCCTTTAATATCTTATTTTGGATGGCAACCAATATTTATTTAACTATTTGAATGTTGGATTAATGGAATTTATCAAAATTTTTGTAATTTTTCAATTAAAATGAAAAATAAGGCAGTTGAATCGCGAAAAAGAGGTTGATATTCATTAAAAAATCATTTTTGGGTCTGCAATGTTTTTAATGGCATTAGGATATCTTATGAAACGATTAAAAAATAGCTTTTAAATTTCGATGGATTGTAATTATTTTAACTCTGATATGAAATTTTCCACTTATGCAGCTTATGATGTAACAATGAAGTATAAATTGGGAGATAAATGGTATTTTAGACATATATTATTTGATTTAATATAATCGAATGCCTATTGCAGAGTTAATATAGTGAAAGAGAGGATTTCTACAACAACAAAAATTTTATAAAAAACAGTATACAAACCAACAGAATCAATTGCAATAGTAAACAAGATTTAAAATAAAGATTATGATAAATGTAATGAGAAAATTCGGATTTGATCATCAACACTGCACATTTCACTTATTATTAAATATAAAATGAAGAGCTATAGAGAAGAACTAAAACAAATACACAAAGAATA encodes the following:
- the rplJ gene encoding 50S ribosomal protein L16, whose protein sequence is MVRAYTRRDYIRKTPNSRIVQYDMGNLTDEFPVSLSLAVKEPARIRHNSLEAARIASNRLMQRAAGRMGYHLKLRVYPHQIVRENPMATGAGADRVQSGMRNAFGKPISVEAIVKKGQRIVTIDCEAKNFEEAKVALKRAGMKLPVPCRVVVDKGQDLVK